One window of Acanthochromis polyacanthus isolate Apoly-LR-REF ecotype Palm Island chromosome 19, KAUST_Apoly_ChrSc, whole genome shotgun sequence genomic DNA carries:
- the LOC110964580 gene encoding ankyrin repeat and SOCS box protein 12-like, whose protein sequence is MLRLRTSEEEESSCEISQLRQAVLQNNDRLLDEMLCQEIYKKVINCRGGWGIAGTPLHAAVSKGHLSCLQVLLAHGALVECVDVKAQTPLFAAVRGKYLDCVLTLLRAGANPNGSSSNNGSPVLTAAREGDVEILKQLLKHGAEVNSRSKVLLWTSSARVSSGPLYLAAVYGHMECFKLLLLFGADPDYNCIDSKLLTSIKQPKTVLEMCLMHGCGVEYIQLLIDFGANVYLPTLIIEKSTKQNEAVELLLRERGTPKALTSQCRLAVRRYLRKINKIHCIEQLEMPTSLINFLQYKPLPVTVL, encoded by the exons ATGCTCCGGCTAAGGACttctgaggaagaagaaagcagTTGTGAAATTTCCCAGCTCAGACAGGCAGTGttacaaaacaatgacagactCCTTGATGAGATGCTCTGCCAAGAAATCTACAAGAAAGTCATCAACTGCAGAGGCGGCTGGGGCATCGCAGGCACACCGCTGCATGCCGCCGTGTCTAAAGGCCACCTCAGCTGTCTGCAGGTGCTGCTAGCCCACGGAGCCCTGGTGGAGTGTGTGGACGTCAAGGCCCAGACACCTCTGTTTGCAGCTGTGCGTGGGAAATACCTGGACTGTGTCTTAACTCTCCTCAGAGCCGGTGCCAACCCCAACGGCAGCTCATCCAACAATGGCTCCCCTGTCCTCACCGCAGCACGGGAGGGAGATGTGGAGATACTGAAGCAACTGCTAAAACATGGTGCTGAGGTCAACTCCCGCTCCAAAGTCTTGCTCTGGACCTCCAGTGCCAGAGTTTCCAGCGGGCCGCTGTACCTGGCAGCTGTGTATGGACACATGGAGTGTTTCAAACTGCTGCTCCTCTTTGGAGCAGACCCGGATTACAACTGCATAGATTCAAAGCTGCTCACGTCTATCAAGCAGCCCAAAACTGTGCTGGAGATGTGCCTGATGCATGGCTGTGGCGTGGAGTACATCCAGCTTCTGATTGACTTCGGTGCAAACGTCTACCTCCCTACACTGATCATAGAGAAGTCCACGAAGCAGAATGAGGCTGTGGAGCTGCTTCTGCGGGAAAGAG GAACTCCAAAAGCCTTGACTTCACAGTGCCGACTTGCTGTGCGAAGATACCTCAGAAAGATCAACAAGATCCACTGTATCGAGCAGCTGGAAATGCCAACAAGTCTCATTAACTTCTTGCAATACAAACCACTCCCAGTCACTGTTCTGTAG